The proteins below come from a single Malus domestica chromosome 03, GDT2T_hap1 genomic window:
- the LOC103427216 gene encoding CASP-like protein 5A2 — protein MNVSHGSVHPVEDVPTTDGAGPNPPRVRMKDLPGMPGTPGGLVLRLAQFFFSAASLVVMATTSDFPSVTAFCYLVAATGLQCLWSFSLGVVDVYALLVGRSLQNHRVVCLFTLGDGVTSTLTFAAACASAGITVLIDNDLSSCAHNHCAQFETATAMAFISWFAVLPSFLLNFWSLASR, from the exons ATGAACGTGAGCCATGGGTCGGTTCACCCAGTTGAAGATGTACCCACCACAGACGGCGCCGGCCCGAACCCACCCCGGGTCCGAATGAAGGATCTTCCTGGCATGCCCGGCACCCCGGGCGGCCTCGTCTTGCGCCTCGCCCAGTTCTTCTTCTCCGCCGCCTCGCTCGTCGTCATGGCCACCACCTCTGACTTCCCCTCCGTCACTGCGTTTTG CTACCTTGTTGCAGCTACTGGTTTGCAGTGTTTGTGGAGCTTCTCGTTGGGCGTTGTTGACGTTTATGCCCTTCTAGTTGGGCGTTCCTTGCAGAACCATCGAGTTGTGTGCTTGTTCACCCTTGGTGATGGG GTGACATCCACTCTTACATTTGCTGCAGCTTGTGCTTCTGCAGGCATCACAGTTCTTATTGACAATGATCTTAGTAGCTGTGCCCACAACCATTGTGCACAATTTGAAACAGCTACAGCGATGGCTTTCATATCCTGGTTCGCTGTGTTACCATCTTTTCTCTTGAATTTCTGGTCACTGGCATCTCGATGA